From one Caldichromatium japonicum genomic stretch:
- the rimP gene encoding ribosome maturation factor RimP yields MLPADSQLTCLVRGVVEAMGYELVGVDYLKARHTARLRVYIDHAQGITLDDCATVSHQLSGVLDVEDPIPGQYDLEVSSPGLDRPLVFAEHFERFAGHRVRLRLHEKIEGRRRLDGVLLGLAPGGVRLRADERDWEIPLTSIDSARLVPEL; encoded by the coding sequence ATGCTGCCGGCTGACAGCCAACTGACATGCCTGGTGCGCGGCGTAGTCGAGGCTATGGGCTATGAGCTGGTCGGTGTGGACTATCTCAAGGCGCGCCATACGGCCCGTTTACGCGTCTATATCGACCATGCGCAAGGCATCACGCTGGATGATTGCGCTACAGTCAGTCATCAACTCAGCGGGGTTTTAGACGTTGAGGACCCGATCCCCGGTCAGTATGACCTAGAGGTTTCATCGCCGGGGCTGGATCGCCCTCTGGTCTTCGCCGAACATTTCGAGCGCTTTGCCGGTCATCGCGTTCGGCTGCGTCTTCATGAAAAGATCGAGGGGCGGCGACGACTCGATGGCGTATTGCTAGGTCTTGCGCCTGGCGGCGTCAGGCTGAGGGCCGATGAGCGCGATTGGGAGATCCCCTTGACGAGCATCGACTCGGCGCGCTTGGTCCCCGAGCTCTGA
- a CDS encoding S-methyl-5'-thioinosine phosphorylase yields the protein MGLLAIIGGSGFTSLPGLVPLETLAVETPYGATSASLIRGELGRGEILFLPRHGADHRLPPHGINYRANLWALRAAGAEWVIGLAAVGGITPLFAPQVLAVPDQIIDYTYGRAHTFYDGTSEGVEHVDFTEPYCESLRQALIQTAARLDEPLIPRGTYGATQGPRLESAAEILRCEQDGCDMVGMTGMPEAALARELGLCYACLAFVVNWAAGKSGSVITMKEIEENLGLCVERVLSILKAVAARV from the coding sequence ATGGGTTTGTTAGCGATCATCGGCGGTTCCGGGTTCACAAGCCTGCCAGGGTTGGTGCCGCTTGAAACCTTGGCGGTGGAGACGCCCTATGGTGCGACCTCGGCATCACTGATTCGGGGTGAGCTGGGGAGGGGTGAGATCCTCTTTCTACCGCGTCATGGGGCAGACCATCGGCTACCGCCGCACGGTATCAACTATCGCGCTAACCTCTGGGCCTTGCGCGCCGCGGGTGCCGAGTGGGTCATCGGCCTGGCGGCGGTCGGTGGAATCACGCCGCTCTTTGCCCCGCAGGTCTTGGCGGTCCCTGATCAGATCATCGACTATACCTACGGGCGCGCCCATACCTTCTATGATGGGACGAGCGAGGGGGTTGAGCACGTCGATTTCACCGAGCCCTATTGCGAGTCATTGCGCCAAGCATTGATCCAGACTGCGGCAAGATTGGACGAGCCCCTGATCCCGCGCGGGACCTATGGCGCGACCCAAGGGCCGCGGCTTGAGAGCGCCGCCGAGATCCTGCGCTGCGAACAGGATGGCTGCGATATGGTTGGGATGACCGGGATGCCAGAGGCTGCGCTCGCACGCGAATTGGGTCTGTGTTATGCCTGCCTCGCCTTTGTCGTCAATTGGGCCGCCGGTAAGAGCGGCAGTGTGATCACCATGAAGGAGATCGAGGAGAATCTGGGCCTGTGTGTCGAGCGGGTGCTCTCGATCCTGAAGGCCGTGGCTGCGAGGGTTTAA
- a CDS encoding HesA/MoeB/ThiF family protein, with the protein MTDDELIRYSRQILLPQFGVEGQKRLRAARVLIVGLGGLGSAAACYLTAAGVGRLVLVDGDRVELSNLQRQILHTAERIGMPKTASARRSLAALNPTVELEVHEGRVGADSLPELVSGVDLVLDCSDNFPTRFALNAACYRATIPLISGAAIRFEGQLTAFSGRPGGPCYRCLYPEEGALDETCTANGVLGPLLGVIGSLQAIEAIKILTGIGEPLFGRLILFDALRLDWRQVRLPPDPACPICLGESA; encoded by the coding sequence ATGACCGACGACGAACTCATCCGCTATAGCCGCCAAATCCTCTTGCCGCAGTTTGGGGTCGAGGGGCAGAAACGCCTGCGCGCGGCGCGGGTGCTCATCGTCGGGCTCGGTGGTCTAGGATCGGCGGCCGCATGCTATCTTACCGCGGCAGGGGTAGGCCGTCTGGTGTTAGTTGATGGGGATCGGGTGGAGCTTTCGAATCTACAGCGCCAGATCCTGCATACCGCCGAGCGCATCGGCATGCCCAAGACCGCATCAGCGCGACGAAGTCTTGCGGCGCTCAATCCCACAGTCGAGCTTGAGGTCCATGAGGGGCGGGTTGGGGCGGACAGCCTGCCTGAGTTGGTGAGCGGGGTGGATCTCGTCCTGGATTGCAGCGACAACTTTCCGACCCGCTTTGCTCTCAATGCCGCCTGTTATCGCGCGACCATCCCCCTCATCTCGGGTGCGGCCATCCGCTTCGAGGGTCAGCTCACGGCCTTCAGCGGCAGACCCGGTGGTCCCTGTTATCGCTGTCTCTATCCCGAGGAGGGGGCACTCGATGAGACCTGTACCGCAAACGGCGTGCTGGGCCCGCTGCTTGGGGTCATCGGCAGCCTCCAGGCGATCGAAGCGATCAAGATCCTGACCGGCATCGGAGAGCCGCTCTTCGGTCGGCTGATCCTGTTTGATGCCTTGCGACTCGATTGGCGACAGGTGCGTTTGCCTCCCGATCCTGCTTGTCCTATATGCCTGGGCGAGTCGGCCTGA
- a CDS encoding NapC/NirT family cytochrome c — MSESESSVRKRLPWLIPIVLFLGGVVFVWALDFGIKVTNTLEFCTSCHTMQTNFEEYKESRHYKNRSGVQATCADCHVPKVLGPKLVTKFVAAKDVYHEIMGTIDTPEKFEARRWYLANLVWKRMEASDSRECRSCHDYGDMDLSEQNRSARSRHAAAQDKGQTCIECHKGVVHQLPTEPETSAP; from the coding sequence ATGTCGGAGTCCGAGTCTTCAGTGCGCAAGCGCCTTCCCTGGTTGATACCTATCGTGCTGTTTCTGGGAGGCGTGGTCTTCGTTTGGGCCTTGGACTTCGGGATCAAGGTGACCAATACCCTCGAGTTCTGCACCTCATGTCACACGATGCAGACCAACTTCGAGGAGTACAAGGAATCCCGTCACTACAAAAACCGCTCAGGCGTCCAGGCCACCTGCGCCGACTGTCATGTCCCCAAGGTGCTTGGGCCCAAGCTGGTCACCAAGTTCGTGGCGGCCAAGGATGTCTATCACGAAATCATGGGGACCATCGACACCCCCGAGAAGTTTGAGGCCAGGCGCTGGTATCTGGCCAACCTGGTCTGGAAACGCATGGAGGCGAGCGACTCGCGCGAGTGCCGTTCCTGCCACGATTACGGCGACATGGACCTTTCTGAGCAAAACCGCTCGGCGCGCAGCCGGCATGCGGCGGCCCAGGACAAGGGCCAGACCTGTATCGAGTGTCACAAAGGGGTCGTGCACCAGCTGCCGACCGAGCCTGAGACGAGCGCACCTTGA
- a CDS encoding ankyrin repeat domain-containing protein produces MIKIAEVAMDPRPPSLKLLLLIGGLLAAVILPSGAAEKDLDTELRLTVMVGDTETAARLLDQGAHVDAPNPFGKTALMFAVEGGDLATVSLLLSRGADVNARTVAGCTPLTFAAEAGHMGISALLLERGAHLHDRTRAGWDALMIAARNGYPEIVEQLLFKGADPKAADRDGRTALMQAAAKGQIAVLPLLVKGGAELEARDKQGATAFLIAADQGQVDAISTLTELGARLDAQDGMGSTALHLAIGHSHAAAVERLLALGADPNQADQEGVTPLMEAVAAGHLEMIDWLLAAGARVDLKDKAGRTAADIAAHMGKTQVLERLAFPPANPL; encoded by the coding sequence TTGATCAAAATCGCTGAGGTCGCTATGGACCCGCGCCCGCCTAGTCTTAAGCTGCTTTTGTTGATCGGGGGCCTTTTGGCTGCGGTTATCCTGCCTTCGGGTGCCGCCGAAAAGGACCTGGATACCGAGCTGCGTCTGACCGTCATGGTCGGCGATACCGAGACCGCCGCCAGATTGCTCGATCAAGGGGCGCATGTCGATGCGCCCAACCCATTCGGCAAGACAGCGCTCATGTTTGCGGTCGAGGGAGGAGATCTCGCGACCGTATCCCTCCTCCTGAGCCGTGGAGCCGATGTCAATGCGCGGACGGTCGCTGGCTGCACGCCCCTGACCTTTGCAGCCGAGGCCGGACATATGGGGATCAGTGCCTTGCTGCTGGAGCGCGGCGCCCATCTCCATGACCGTACCCGCGCCGGCTGGGATGCCTTGATGATCGCAGCGCGCAACGGCTATCCCGAGATCGTCGAGCAGTTGTTGTTCAAGGGCGCAGACCCCAAGGCCGCCGATCGCGATGGCCGCACCGCCCTGATGCAGGCCGCGGCCAAGGGTCAGATTGCTGTCTTGCCCCTCTTGGTCAAGGGCGGCGCGGAGCTTGAGGCGCGCGACAAACAAGGGGCCACGGCGTTTCTCATCGCCGCCGATCAGGGACAGGTGGATGCCATCTCGACCCTGACCGAGCTCGGGGCCCGCCTGGATGCTCAGGATGGGATGGGCTCGACCGCCTTACACCTGGCGATCGGGCACAGTCACGCCGCAGCGGTGGAGCGCTTGCTCGCCCTGGGTGCCGACCCCAACCAGGCCGATCAGGAAGGAGTGACTCCATTGATGGAGGCAGTTGCCGCCGGTCACCTGGAGATGATCGATTGGCTGCTCGCAGCGGGGGCCCGCGTCGATCTCAAGGACAAGGCCGGGCGCACCGCTGCCGACATCGCTGCCCACATGGGCAAGACGCAGGTCCTGGAGCGTCTAGCGTTTCCCCCTGCCAACCCCCTGTGA
- a CDS encoding c-type cytochrome produces MTQHPVRLLFATCLIALGGISKAGAEPSPEILANNCAGCHGTYGNSLGPASPSIAAMDPKVFVEVMEGFKSGEIASTIMGRIAKGYTKEDFEKMAGYFKQQTYQPAKQDFDKALAKKGAKLHEKYCEKCHTEGGKPLAEEEDYHILAGQWTPYLRYTMSDFRADRRPIEKKMKTKLDELLKAEGEKGLDALFAFYASQQ; encoded by the coding sequence ATGACACAGCACCCTGTGCGACTTTTATTCGCAACCTGTCTGATTGCACTTGGAGGCATCTCCAAGGCTGGAGCCGAGCCGAGCCCTGAGATACTGGCCAACAATTGCGCTGGCTGTCACGGGACCTACGGCAATAGCCTAGGCCCGGCCTCGCCGTCCATTGCGGCCATGGACCCCAAGGTCTTCGTCGAGGTCATGGAGGGGTTCAAGAGTGGCGAGATCGCCTCGACCATCATGGGGCGCATCGCCAAGGGCTATACCAAGGAAGACTTCGAAAAGATGGCCGGTTATTTCAAGCAGCAGACCTATCAGCCAGCCAAGCAGGACTTTGACAAGGCCCTTGCCAAGAAAGGGGCTAAGCTCCACGAAAAGTATTGCGAGAAGTGCCATACCGAGGGCGGAAAGCCGCTGGCCGAGGAGGAAGACTATCACATCCTCGCCGGTCAATGGACGCCCTATCTGCGCTATACCATGTCTGACTTTCGCGCCGACCGCAGACCGATCGAAAAAAAGATGAAGACCAAGCTCGATGAGCTGCTCAAGGCCGAGGGCGAGAAAGGGCTCGATGCGCTATTCGCCTTCTATGCCAGCCAGCAATAA
- a CDS encoding NAD(P)/FAD-dependent oxidoreductase — protein MALNRRDFLKVSGALAAGGLLGFPYLALGAERRVVVVGGGTGGATAAKYLKLADPDLDVTLIEPNPFYYTCYMSNEVIGGERSLESLKVGYDGLKARGVQVVQDTAVAIDPENKVVKTAGGAEFSYDRCVVSPGIELIHHKIVGHSEENLQKMPHAWKAGEQTELLRKQIEAMPDGGVVIIAPPAAPFRCPPGPYERASQIAHYLKAHKPKSKVIILDASDKFSKQAQFIKGWERLYGYGSENALIEWRPGPDSAVTKVDPNEMTVETAFGDTVKGDVINLICPQRAGAIAQAAGLTNEAGWCPVDVRTFESKIHKDIHVIGDACAAVPMPKSGYSANSQAKVAAAAIVAMLKGEEPGTPSYLNTCYSILAPNYGISIAAIYRLNAEGSAIEAVPDSGGITPVDAPDWVLEREAQYAHSWYHNIVHDSFG, from the coding sequence ATGGCTTTGAACAGACGCGACTTTTTGAAGGTCTCTGGCGCCCTAGCCGCGGGTGGGCTGTTGGGCTTTCCCTATCTTGCGCTTGGCGCTGAGCGTCGGGTCGTGGTCGTCGGCGGCGGCACCGGGGGGGCGACTGCAGCAAAATATCTCAAGCTCGCCGATCCTGACCTCGATGTCACTCTGATCGAACCCAACCCCTTCTACTACACCTGTTACATGAGTAACGAGGTGATCGGCGGCGAACGCAGCCTCGAATCGCTCAAGGTCGGCTATGATGGGCTTAAGGCCCGCGGCGTCCAAGTCGTGCAAGATACCGCGGTGGCGATCGACCCAGAGAACAAGGTCGTCAAGACCGCAGGCGGCGCTGAGTTCAGCTATGACCGCTGCGTGGTCTCGCCCGGTATCGAGCTCATCCATCACAAGATCGTGGGGCATAGCGAAGAGAACTTGCAAAAGATGCCCCACGCTTGGAAGGCGGGTGAGCAGACCGAGCTTCTGCGCAAACAAATCGAGGCCATGCCCGACGGCGGGGTGGTGATCATCGCCCCGCCTGCCGCTCCCTTCCGCTGCCCGCCCGGGCCCTATGAGCGCGCCAGCCAGATCGCCCATTATCTGAAGGCCCACAAACCCAAGTCGAAGGTCATCATCCTTGATGCCAGCGATAAGTTTTCCAAACAGGCCCAATTCATCAAGGGCTGGGAGCGGCTCTATGGCTATGGCAGCGAAAACGCCCTGATCGAATGGCGCCCGGGGCCGGATTCTGCGGTCACCAAGGTTGATCCAAATGAGATGACGGTCGAGACCGCTTTCGGTGACACCGTCAAAGGCGATGTGATCAATCTCATCTGTCCGCAGCGCGCCGGTGCGATCGCCCAGGCCGCAGGATTGACCAACGAGGCGGGCTGGTGTCCAGTCGATGTGCGGACCTTCGAGTCCAAGATCCATAAGGACATCCATGTCATCGGCGATGCCTGTGCTGCTGTCCCCATGCCTAAATCCGGCTATTCTGCCAATAGCCAGGCCAAGGTCGCAGCGGCGGCGATCGTCGCCATGCTCAAGGGTGAAGAACCTGGGACACCGTCATATCTCAATACCTGCTATTCGATCCTGGCCCCGAACTATGGGATCTCGATTGCGGCTATCTATCGCCTGAACGCCGAAGGCTCAGCGATCGAGGCCGTACCCGACTCGGGCGGCATCACCCCCGTCGATGCCCCCGATTGGGTGCTCGAACGCGAGGCCCAGTATGCCCATAGCTGGTATCACAACATCGTGCACGACTCCTTCGGTTGA
- a CDS encoding protein-L-isoaspartate(D-aspartate) O-methyltransferase, with protein sequence MTKRFHTSLQALIYLILTGAALFAVRPGAAEDTMADQRNRLVNLIQLEVRATAQELGFDRLNPEVERALRTVPRERFVPESERALAYINSPLPIGQGQTISQPYIVAIMTQLLGIKAGDRVYELGTGSGYQAAVLAEMGVEVYTVEIVPELAERAAKTLESLGHGDRVQVRAGDGWLGWPEAAPFDGIIVTAAAPRIPRQLVEQLKPNGRLVIPMGPAERTQELVVYTRNEQGDLVRRDILPVRFVPVTGPIAP encoded by the coding sequence ATGACCAAGAGATTTCACACCTCTCTCCAAGCCCTCATCTATTTGATCCTGACCGGCGCTGCCTTGTTTGCGGTGCGACCAGGTGCAGCGGAGGATACTATGGCGGACCAACGCAACCGTTTGGTGAACCTGATCCAGCTTGAGGTGCGGGCGACGGCCCAAGAGCTCGGATTCGACCGACTCAATCCCGAGGTCGAGCGGGCACTGCGCACCGTACCACGCGAGCGCTTCGTCCCCGAGTCCGAGCGCGCCCTGGCCTATATCAACTCGCCCTTGCCCATCGGTCAGGGCCAGACCATCTCCCAGCCCTATATCGTCGCTATCATGACCCAATTGCTCGGCATCAAGGCCGGTGACCGGGTCTATGAGCTGGGCACGGGCTCGGGCTATCAGGCAGCGGTGTTGGCCGAGATGGGGGTTGAGGTCTATACGGTAGAGATCGTCCCTGAGCTTGCCGAGCGCGCAGCCAAGACCCTGGAGTCCCTGGGTCATGGCGACCGCGTCCAGGTACGCGCTGGCGATGGCTGGCTCGGTTGGCCAGAGGCCGCCCCTTTTGATGGGATCATTGTCACTGCAGCGGCACCGCGCATCCCCCGCCAGCTCGTCGAACAGCTCAAGCCCAATGGCCGCCTGGTGATCCCCATGGGACCTGCCGAGCGGACCCAGGAGCTGGTGGTCTATACGCGCAATGAACAGGGGGATTTGGTGCGGCGCGATATCTTGCCAGTGCGCTTCGTGCCGGTCACCGGGCCGATTGCGCCATAA
- a CDS encoding flavin prenyltransferase UbiX codes for MPTEPSAPRTIALAMTGASGACYGLRLLECLIQADSRVYLMVSSAAQMVIRMETGLNLPARPKEAEAFLREYLGVAPERLRVFGRQDWTAPVASGSHPPEAMAICPCTTGTLGRLAAGLSNSLIERAADVALKERRPLILVVRETPLSLIHLHNMLSLAQAGATILPANPGFYHRPQRIEDLVDFVVARVLDHLHVPHALIQRWGDEDSGEEQKIGVDKGLAK; via the coding sequence ATGCCAACTGAGCCGAGCGCCCCGCGCACCATCGCCCTCGCCATGACTGGCGCCTCGGGTGCCTGTTATGGATTGCGGCTGCTCGAATGCCTGATCCAGGCAGACAGCCGGGTCTATCTCATGGTCTCGAGCGCCGCCCAGATGGTTATCCGTATGGAGACCGGGCTCAATCTCCCTGCCCGCCCCAAGGAGGCGGAGGCCTTTTTGCGCGAATACCTGGGCGTTGCACCAGAGCGCTTACGGGTCTTCGGGCGTCAGGACTGGACGGCTCCGGTGGCCAGCGGCAGCCACCCCCCAGAGGCGATGGCGATCTGCCCTTGCACCACAGGTACCCTCGGGCGCCTGGCCGCCGGGCTATCGAACTCATTGATCGAACGCGCCGCAGATGTTGCGCTCAAGGAACGCCGGCCTCTGATCCTAGTGGTACGCGAGACCCCATTGTCGCTGATCCATCTCCACAACATGCTCTCCCTCGCCCAGGCCGGTGCGACCATCCTGCCGGCCAACCCAGGCTTTTATCACCGGCCGCAACGCATTGAGGACCTGGTCGATTTTGTGGTCGCACGGGTCTTGGATCATCTGCATGTTCCACACGCCCTGATCCAGCGCTGGGGCGATGAGGATTCGGGGGAGGAGCAAAAAATTGGGGTTGACAAAGGCCTGGCTAAATAA
- the mpl gene encoding UDP-N-acetylmuramate:L-alanyl-gamma-D-glutamyl-meso-diaminopimelate ligase, translating into MHIHILGICGTFMGGIALLARALGHRVTGSDANVYPPMSDQLAAAGIALHEGYDAVQLDPTPDLVVVGNAMRRGQPVVEALLDRGLSYCSGPEWLRNFVLQGRWVLAVSGTHGKTTTASMLAWILDQAGLAPGFLIGGVPQDFGVSTRLGEGRHFVVEADEYDTAFFDKRSKFVHYGPKTLIINNLEFDHADIFKDLGQIQHQFHHLVRTVPGSGLIIHPARDPAITAVLTQGCWTPQTTFGPGGDWQAEPLTADGARFRMLHQGRAVGTVGWGLLGEHNMRNALAVLAGAAHVGIEPEVVCQALSRFQGVKRRLELRGEVSGIRVFDDFAHHPTAIAVTLAALRQRVGERRLIAVLEPRSNTMRSGIHNATLADALSTADRVYFYAPPDLGWDAAQVLARLGERLRVHVSIAALVEQLVADSRPGDQILIMSNGGFGGIHQRLLDALRALDAN; encoded by the coding sequence ATGCATATCCATATCCTCGGTATCTGCGGCACCTTCATGGGTGGGATCGCGCTCTTGGCGCGCGCGCTTGGCCATCGGGTCACAGGCTCGGACGCCAATGTCTATCCGCCGATGAGCGATCAGCTTGCTGCGGCTGGGATCGCGCTGCACGAGGGCTATGACGCTGTACAGCTCGATCCCACACCCGATCTGGTCGTCGTCGGCAACGCCATGAGGCGCGGTCAGCCGGTGGTCGAGGCGCTTCTCGATCGCGGATTGTCCTATTGCTCGGGTCCAGAATGGCTGCGCAACTTCGTATTGCAAGGGCGCTGGGTCTTGGCGGTTTCCGGGACCCACGGCAAGACCACAACCGCGAGCATGCTCGCCTGGATCTTGGATCAGGCAGGGCTTGCTCCGGGCTTTTTGATCGGCGGCGTCCCTCAGGACTTTGGCGTCTCGACGCGCTTGGGAGAGGGGCGGCATTTCGTCGTCGAGGCAGATGAATATGACACTGCCTTCTTCGATAAGCGCTCCAAGTTCGTGCATTACGGCCCCAAGACCCTGATCATCAACAATCTTGAGTTCGATCATGCAGACATCTTCAAGGATCTTGGGCAGATCCAGCATCAGTTCCATCATCTGGTCCGCACCGTCCCAGGCAGCGGTCTGATCATCCATCCCGCCCGAGACCCAGCGATCACGGCAGTGCTCACCCAGGGCTGCTGGACGCCGCAGACGACCTTCGGGCCGGGCGGCGACTGGCAAGCCGAACCCCTGACCGCCGATGGCGCGCGCTTTCGGATGTTGCATCAGGGTAGGGCGGTCGGAACCGTGGGGTGGGGGCTGCTCGGCGAGCACAATATGCGCAATGCGCTGGCGGTCCTGGCAGGGGCTGCCCATGTTGGGATCGAGCCAGAGGTTGTGTGCCAGGCACTTAGCCGCTTCCAGGGGGTCAAGCGGCGCCTGGAGCTGCGCGGCGAGGTCTCGGGTATCCGCGTCTTTGATGACTTCGCCCATCACCCGACCGCGATCGCTGTGACCCTCGCCGCCCTGCGCCAGCGGGTGGGCGAGCGGCGTCTCATCGCCGTGCTCGAGCCGCGCTCTAATACCATGCGTTCGGGTATTCATAACGCCACCCTTGCTGATGCCTTGAGCACTGCCGATCGGGTCTATTTCTATGCCCCGCCGGACTTAGGCTGGGATGCGGCGCAGGTCCTCGCTCGGCTTGGGGAGCGGCTTCGGGTCCATGTGTCTATCGCTGCCCTCGTCGAACAGCTCGTCGCCGATAGCCGGCCGGGGGATCAGATCCTGATCATGAGCAACGGCGGCTTCGGCGGTATCCATCAGCGTCTGCTTGATGCACTGCGCGCCCTCGATGCCAACTGA
- the cbiB gene encoding adenosylcobinamide-phosphate synthase CbiB yields MTEHLALVLGACLLDALIGDPVSPLHPVRLIGGWALWCEQRLFALGLDGRAGGVIQWFLVITTALGVWFGPHRALGMIHSALAWGWDLGLAAGLLCTRSLLEQGWRVLKNLDDLAAARLEVSHLVGRDVERLDRAGVVRATLESLSENLTDGVLTPLWALCLFGLPGLIAVKVISTLDSMVGYRNARYGRYGWLAARSDDLIHWLPARLSVLLIALAATLTGGHPWLAIRTAWRDHRVLPSPNSGWGEAACAGALRVRLVGPLWRKGRRVEMGYLGDPAWPVELDVKDLRRGLRLIATAALLAIPLGLGLSAAAAGM; encoded by the coding sequence ATGACCGAGCACCTGGCACTGGTCTTGGGCGCCTGTCTGCTCGATGCGCTGATCGGCGATCCTGTATCTCCCTTGCACCCGGTGCGCCTGATCGGCGGCTGGGCCTTGTGGTGCGAACAGCGGCTGTTTGCCCTGGGGCTCGATGGCCGAGCCGGCGGGGTTATCCAGTGGTTTCTGGTCATCACTACCGCCTTAGGTGTCTGGTTTGGCCCGCATCGGGCCCTGGGGATGATCCATTCGGCGCTCGCCTGGGGTTGGGACCTTGGCCTCGCCGCCGGTCTTCTTTGTACCCGTTCATTGCTTGAGCAGGGCTGGCGGGTGCTCAAAAACCTCGATGACCTGGCGGCAGCGCGTCTTGAGGTCTCGCATCTCGTTGGGCGAGATGTCGAGCGCCTGGATCGCGCCGGGGTGGTGCGCGCAACCCTCGAGAGCCTATCTGAAAACCTCACCGATGGGGTGCTGACCCCTCTATGGGCACTGTGCCTATTCGGGCTGCCGGGTCTAATTGCGGTCAAGGTGATCTCGACCCTGGATTCTATGGTTGGTTATCGCAATGCCCGCTATGGGCGCTATGGCTGGCTAGCGGCGCGTAGCGATGATCTGATCCATTGGCTGCCGGCGCGCTTGTCCGTCCTGCTCATCGCCTTGGCTGCGACCTTGACGGGAGGGCATCCTTGGCTGGCGATCCGCACTGCCTGGCGCGATCATAGGGTCTTGCCCAGCCCCAACTCGGGTTGGGGCGAGGCAGCCTGTGCGGGGGCGCTCAGGGTGCGCCTTGTAGGGCCGCTTTGGCGCAAGGGGCGGCGGGTCGAGATGGGCTATCTAGGCGATCCCGCTTGGCCGGTCGAGCTCGATGTCAAGGATCTCAGGCGCGGCCTGCGCTTGATTGCGACCGCTGCCTTGCTCGCCATCCCGCTCGGGCTCGGGCTAAGCGCTGCGGCCGCTGGGATGTAG
- a CDS encoding DUF29 domain-containing protein, with product MGRSERRALETGLDEDDCPAACPYSLEQILAADFYPDGSG from the coding sequence ATGGGTCGAAGCGAACGCCGCGCCCTTGAGACTGGCCTGGACGAGGACGACTGCCCTGCCGCCTGTCCTTATTCGCTTGAGCAGATCCTCGCAGCCGATTTCTATCCCGATGGGTCAGGCTAA
- the cobM gene encoding precorrin-4 C(11)-methyltransferase, producing the protein MTTDSSPCSPQPGTVWFVGAGPGAPDLITVRGSRLLAEADAILYTGSLVAETVLQWALPDCEIADSKSMDHEQVVAWLIERARRHRTVVRLQTGDPTLYGVLAELAQPLDAAGIPIGIVPGVSSAMASAAAAGECLTLPEVTQTVIFTRLADRTQMPERESLVELARHGCTLCIFLSIDRIEGVVEQLLAAGWSTAAPVTVVYKATWPDERILRAPLSDIAALCRASGIERQAMILVGPALGARRWGELRPSKLYDHSFPRRFRPARDGVNR; encoded by the coding sequence ATGACAACAGACTCATCTCCTTGTTCTCCTCAGCCAGGCACGGTCTGGTTCGTCGGGGCAGGTCCCGGCGCACCCGATCTGATCACGGTGCGCGGCAGCCGCCTACTCGCCGAGGCGGATGCCATCCTATATACGGGCTCGCTGGTGGCCGAGACGGTCTTGCAATGGGCGCTCCCAGATTGCGAGATCGCCGATTCCAAGTCCATGGATCACGAGCAGGTGGTCGCTTGGTTGATCGAACGCGCCCGCCGCCATCGGACCGTCGTGCGGCTGCAGACGGGCGATCCGACCCTCTATGGCGTGCTTGCTGAGCTTGCCCAGCCTTTGGATGCCGCCGGCATCCCCATCGGGATCGTGCCTGGGGTCTCCTCGGCCATGGCCTCGGCGGCTGCAGCTGGCGAGTGCCTGACCCTGCCTGAGGTCACCCAGACGGTGATCTTCACCCGCCTGGCCGATCGCACCCAGATGCCTGAGCGCGAGTCGTTGGTCGAGCTCGCCAGGCATGGTTGTACCCTGTGTATCTTCCTTTCGATCGACCGGATCGAGGGGGTCGTCGAACAGCTTCTGGCTGCCGGTTGGTCTACCGCTGCGCCGGTCACAGTGGTCTATAAAGCGACCTGGCCGGATGAACGGATCTTGCGCGCGCCCTTGAGCGATATCGCTGCCCTGTGTCGCGCATCCGGGATCGAGCGCCAGGCCATGATTCTGGTCGGACCGGCCCTAGGCGCGCGCCGCTGGGGGGAGCTTAGGCCCTCCAAGCTCTATGACCACAGCTTCCCGCGCCGCTTTCGTCCAGCGCGGGATGGAGTGAATCGCTAG